The following DNA comes from Schistocerca piceifrons isolate TAMUIC-IGC-003096 chromosome 3, iqSchPice1.1, whole genome shotgun sequence.
AGTAGCTGTTTAGTTGCTTCAGTTTCCTGAAATTAAATGTTATCTCAGGCCAGCTTGCTCAAATGTGAGCTGAGAGAAAATTACTCGatgattaaataagtaaataaataagtgttTAATCGAAAGACACAAGAGTGCTGGTCTTAACTGATGGCAGCCCGCCCGTACAACATAACGACTCTTTGAAGCAGATGTTTCGTTGCTTTAATTCCCTGGAATTAAATGTTATCTCAGGGCAACTTGCTGAAATGTGAGGAAAGGAATAGTTTATTcgatgattaaataaataaatatattaataaataaGGGTATAAATGAAAGACTCAGAGGGCTGATGGCCCGCATCTCGCGGACGTGTTCTTAACTGGCGGCAGCACGTCCCGTGGACACCACCTTGCGGTAGACCACCACAGGCGCGTGGTGTGACTGGCTCTTGACCAGGGTGATGCCACCTGTTGGTAACGGCCTCACTGAAACGGAGAAACACACGTAATAATTTAGTGAGAGAACAGCATGTTCACAATAATCTAAAGgctattcaatctgtaaactgCCCAGTGAACTAACAATGTTATGACTAGTTGACATTACACCAAAGACATCTCTGGGGTACGCAGACAACCTTTAGATAGGGCAACCACAGTTATGCATAATCATCTTTGGTATTCAAATAACATACGGGTTAGCTgcagggtgacgtcgtcgaccacggccgatatttcgacaggagcgcaccctgccattctcaaggcacaactgtaaggaggaagcaatgtgcaagggaatttaattaGTTTAAATGCTgcgtggaatccggctctgtctctcatcaaaaaacagagggacagaattagtcctACCTCACCTGTTGAATAATAGTCACTATCgacatttctgatgttggttatcttgggttgtgtgttgactctgcagttacttgttctgtgtgtggtatcttccttgtttcttctCTGTGAATCGAGGTAtgaaattcccttgcacattgcttcctccttgcagttgtgctctgagaatggcagggtgtgctcctgtcgaaatatcggtggtggTCGACGGCGTCACCCGGCAGCAagcccataagttatttgaacattcgattcaccgggaaaagttaaggtctcacatctTGGGTATTACTAAACATTTTccgctgtatttagtcctttagtTTCAGATAAATAACGGTTTCGTGGCTCTAAgaatcacatcttcaggtgaaaatCTGCGTAATAATAAGTCAAGAAGGAATAACTACACTGAGACATCTTCCGATAtgataattttctacatttttttaaagatttttaaaatttcaaaagctTTAGAAAACGTTTGCATAAGAATGTTAAAATATACTCAAATACTTTGAGGTTCTATTTCCCATCAAAAGCTGTTTGCTTGACACAGTTTATCGAGATTACTTAGAATATCTCTCCATTTTGCTGTAAGCACTATTAAATCTTTTaaagtagtttttcacatgttttctCCTTAACGCTGGATCAGTATGGTACAACTTGTTTGGACCATATCCACAGTATTCGAGTGGAATCCATGCATCAGCCTGTtttattcattgacatatggtcttTTAGCGGTGTTTATTTTGACGGACAGCGAATGTTAGGTGCAAAGCTCCAGGCTTTTTAGCTCTAATGTTTTGATAATGTGAATAAAGGCATTTTAATATTCTTgtacaatttttttgatgtttttaaactttaaagatcttaaaataatttaagaaaattatcgtATTAGTGGATGTCTCAGGGCAGTTATCCTTCTTGATTTATTGTTATGCAAATGTTGACTTGAAGTTGTGGCTCTTAATGCTATCTTCGTTACCTTAAAATTTTCAAAGGAAGTAGACTAGGCAAACACTGCCTAATGCTTTTTCTAAATCTGTAACTGCTGCAAAAGTAAGCTGTGTTTcttcaacctgtcttctaagataagtcctaggttcagtgttgcctcacatgttccaacatttctctggaaccgaAACTGATTCTCCCAGAGGCCCTTCTTCGTTCTTTCACTAATATCCTGAAAAACAGACTCCATTACGAAGTAGACCGTTTCGCTGAAAATGTCTATACCTTAATGATGGAATAGCGAGGATTCAGAGATAATGTTGCGTCGCAGTTTTAGCAACATTTATGCAGATAAACGAGAACAGTCACCAGTAAGAAGTTTAAAAAAACTATAGGTCTCCCTTTACTTGGTCGGTTTAATGAATTCATAGGTTGCAGGAAGGCGTCCACATACCACAAAGAGAACCAATAAAGCACTGATATGTTCAAGTCAACCTCAGGCCCAGTGACAGCTTCAGTTTTTAATTGACGTAGTAGTGGCTTCTCTTTTTGTGGTTAAGAAATAAAGAACACACGATGAGGAACTCATAGCGGTGGCAGAGAGGTTGGAGCAAGCAAAGAAATGTGGGGATGGTTTATAGCTCACTCACCGTCCATCCTGGAGGTGGCATTCCGCGCTCCAGCGGCAGCTGGCGCCGTTGCCGCCACTTGATTGGAATAGTGCGCTTGAAGATCTTCTTGCTCCACTGGAACTGCCTCTGGTGATCTTCCAACTGCTTGGTAGCCATAGTCGGGATATCCCTCCATAGAGGGAGCGAAGTGATGTTCAGCTGCATAGGGGTTGTGGTGGTAGGGCGAGGGCTCCACCAGCGGCGGGTGTATCGGCTGCACGTGGTGCAGGTAGGGCTGGTGGGAGGGGTAGCCACCCCCGCCCACGGCGGAGAGCAGCGACTTGGCGGCCAGCAGCAGCGCCGCGCCCAGCGCCAGCTGGCTTAGCAGCAGAGCCTTCACCAGGAACAGCTTCACCGCCGTCACGCCGCCCATCACCACACTGGCGAGCACGAAACCCAGCACCAGCGGCGCGATCACCTTACTTGCGCGCCGCATGTATCCTGGAAGCAGTCACacagcatcagcatcgaggcaaCAATGGAAGTTAACACacaacttgctgaaagaagaaataGGCTATAAGAGCAAATAACAGAGACAAAAAATATAGAAGATATGTCCAAGTGTCAATACAATTTACAAATCACAGGGATTGTTTGAGAAATGTGTGGGGAGACATTAATGCTTCCTTTCTATTTCTTTTGCTTCATCTGTCTTCTGCCTAGTTTGATGTGACTCCCCATAATTTACTCtctactttattattatttatttatatactacaTTCTGGTGTGTTTCCGATGCTGTAAGATGCCTGTTGCTTGAGACGTTTTAAAAAGTTGTTTCTGTATCATGCTTgtatttgcagtttctccagtgGACTGACACCTGATTTTCATCGGTCATGTCATAATGTCTTCCAGCTATACCTTGACCTCTGTGCCCTGTTACACAATGCACTGTCCCTAcattaaaa
Coding sequences within:
- the LOC124789935 gene encoding uncharacterized protein LOC124789935, whose product is MHHSVQYVSVLTVVLLLKSANNSPITAFSASEVDATENEVVDVPCLFGRLNCDDRSGNSDGLMGRSLQKNSSPVFSDRTTISTTERGASNDDAEETSVARDARGYMRRASKVIAPLVLGFVLASVVMGGVTAVKLFLVKALLLSQLALGAALLLAAKSLLSAVGGGGYPSHQPYLHHVQPIHPPLVEPSPYHHNPYAAEHHFAPSMEGYPDYGYQAVGRSPEAVPVEQEDLQAHYSNQVAATAPAAAGARNATSRMDVRPLPTGGITLVKSQSHHAPVVVYRKVVSTGRAAAS